One segment of Halanaerobiaceae bacterium ANBcell28 DNA contains the following:
- a CDS encoding HutP family protein — MDLSEFKVSDFINIEGEQSLGKVATILAIVDDKYDNQIIDSLKEEGYKPVITRAGGKGEDFKNKILRNCLGAAIKGDVISETVQDQRVLTRCVERAMVDFNSPMTSISGAGIKIGIVSKGKHLAVALYGKLGIPGLDVDHEISGMGIHYYGLVENK, encoded by the coding sequence ATGGATTTATCAGAATTTAAGGTTAGTGATTTTATTAATATTGAAGGTGAACAGTCTTTAGGTAAGGTAGCAACAATATTGGCGATTGTTGATGATAAGTATGACAATCAAATAATTGATTCTTTGAAAGAAGAAGGTTATAAACCTGTTATTACTAGAGCAGGTGGAAAAGGCGAAGATTTTAAAAATAAAATTTTAAGAAACTGCCTTGGAGCAGCAATCAAAGGTGATGTTATCTCTGAAACTGTTCAGGACCAAAGGGTCCTAACTCGCTGTGTTGAAAGAGCAATGGTTGATTTTAATAGTCCTATGACTAGTATTTCTGGCGCTGGAATAAAAATAGGTATTGTAAGTAAAGGGAAACACTTGGCTGTCGCTTTATATGGTAAGTTAGGTATTCCTGGACTAGATGTTGATCATGAAATTTCAGGCATGGGTATTCACTATTATGGATTAGTTGAAAACAAGTAA
- a CDS encoding NAD+ synthase: MKITLAQINPIIGDIKGNLKKIKKAIQESKIEEGDLIVFPELSLTGYPPRDLLYKKDFISETKVAIQELIGFSRECDEGILIGAPRETNKDTGKGLHNSALLIYKGELLFQQDKTLLPTYDVFDEDRYFDPADEINIVEFKGEQLGVTICEDIWNDEELWQDRKYNLDPVEILVNKGATIIVNLSASPFHIGKDVIRYKVLDNYYNRFKVPLVYVNQVGANDELIFDGKSLLLNREGEVVACLDAFEEDIKTIDLNKDNDIIQRDDLIYEEVESLHDALVMGIRDYFYKTGFEKALVSLSGGIDSVLTTCLAVEALGAENVFTVTMPGPYSSEGSVNDSLQLAENLGIDCIVVPINDIYDSYFATLGEEFKDVEMDVTGENIQARIRGNIIMAYSNRLEQLVLSAGNKSELAVGYCTMYGDMSGGLSVLADVYKTMVYEIAGYINKDKIIIPENVIKKAPSAELSPNQKDEDSLPPYEVLDQILYSYIDMNMSLNEIVEKGYDEEMVFWVLQRVNNNEYKRRQAAPGLKVSSKAFGLGRKMPIAARLES, from the coding sequence ATGAAGATAACATTAGCTCAAATTAATCCGATTATAGGGGATATTAAAGGTAATTTGAAAAAAATAAAAAAAGCCATACAAGAAAGTAAAATTGAAGAGGGTGATTTGATAGTATTCCCAGAATTAAGTCTAACAGGATACCCTCCGAGAGATTTGTTATATAAAAAAGATTTTATTTCTGAAACAAAAGTAGCGATACAAGAATTAATAGGATTTTCAAGAGAGTGTGATGAAGGAATATTAATTGGGGCACCTCGTGAAACAAATAAAGATACAGGTAAAGGTTTACATAACTCAGCGCTTTTAATATATAAAGGAGAGTTATTGTTTCAGCAAGATAAAACTTTACTACCTACATATGATGTATTTGATGAAGATAGATATTTTGATCCAGCTGATGAGATTAATATAGTAGAGTTTAAAGGTGAACAGCTTGGGGTTACTATTTGTGAAGATATTTGGAATGATGAAGAATTATGGCAAGATCGTAAATACAATCTAGATCCTGTAGAGATTCTTGTTAATAAAGGAGCAACTATTATAGTAAATCTATCGGCTTCTCCTTTTCATATAGGTAAAGACGTAATAAGATATAAAGTATTAGATAATTATTATAATAGATTTAAAGTACCTCTAGTATATGTAAATCAAGTAGGTGCTAATGATGAATTGATTTTTGATGGGAAAAGCTTATTATTGAACAGAGAAGGTGAGGTAGTTGCTTGTTTAGATGCTTTTGAGGAAGATATAAAAACAATTGATTTAAATAAAGATAATGATATCATTCAAAGAGACGATCTTATTTATGAAGAAGTAGAAAGCCTTCATGATGCACTTGTAATGGGGATTAGAGATTATTTCTATAAAACTGGCTTTGAAAAGGCGCTAGTAAGCTTGTCTGGTGGTATTGACTCTGTGCTAACCACTTGTTTGGCTGTGGAAGCTCTTGGTGCAGAAAATGTTTTTACAGTTACTATGCCAGGTCCTTATTCCTCAGAAGGTAGTGTTAACGATTCTCTACAATTAGCTGAAAATTTAGGTATAGATTGTATAGTTGTTCCCATTAATGATATCTATGATTCATATTTTGCTACTTTAGGAGAGGAATTTAAGGATGTTGAAATGGATGTGACTGGAGAAAATATTCAGGCTAGAATTAGGGGTAATATTATAATGGCTTATTCTAATAGATTAGAGCAATTAGTCTTATCTGCTGGAAATAAGAGTGAATTAGCTGTTGGCTATTGTACCATGTATGGTGATATGAGTGGTGGTTTGAGTGTTTTAGCTGATGTATACAAAACTATGGTTTATGAAATAGCGGGTTATATTAATAAAGATAAAATAATAATACCAGAGAATGTTATAAAAAAGGCACCTTCAGCGGAATTAAGTCCCAATCAAAAGGATGAAGATTCCTTACCTCCTTATGAAGTTCTTGATCAAATTTTGTATTCTTATATTGATATGAATATGTCTTTAAATGAGATTGTGGAAAAAGGTTATGATGAAGAAATGGTTTTTTGGGTATTGCAGAGAGTGAATAATAATGAGTATAAGAGACGACAAGCGGCGCCTGGTCTTAAAGTGAGTTCAAAAGCTTTTGGACTAGGTCGAAAGATGCCGATAGCAGCCAGGCTTGAGAGTTAA
- a CDS encoding tRNA 2-thiocytidine biosynthesis TtcA family protein, protein MKLSLAKTYTSKIIKGIAEFDMIKEGDHILVGLSGGKDSSFLLFALVILKKHLGINFNISAITIDPGFKAVDYSYLKNLCYELDVPYHIEKTKIAEYILSEEKTACAKCAHFRRGALVNYMKEKGIKKIAFGHHYDDAVETFLMSIIYSGQVLSLQAVRHLTESDIYIIRPLIYLREKQIIEGKKLIDYQEKENPCPYNKISKRAEIKEHLNRFTNDKQIFYNLAAAMREDAPIERWDKQMEEEELSLKMKSLWTGKK, encoded by the coding sequence TTGAAATTATCTCTAGCAAAAACGTATACTTCTAAAATAATAAAAGGAATTGCTGAATTTGATATGATAAAAGAAGGAGATCATATACTTGTTGGTTTATCTGGAGGTAAGGATAGTAGTTTTTTGCTTTTTGCATTAGTTATATTGAAGAAGCACCTAGGTATCAACTTTAATATATCAGCTATTACAATTGATCCCGGCTTTAAAGCTGTTGATTATTCTTATCTAAAAAACCTTTGCTATGAGCTTGATGTTCCTTATCATATTGAAAAAACAAAAATTGCTGAATATATATTATCTGAAGAAAAAACAGCATGTGCTAAATGTGCTCATTTTAGACGAGGAGCATTGGTTAATTATATGAAGGAAAAAGGTATCAAAAAAATAGCTTTTGGGCATCATTATGATGATGCTGTAGAGACTTTTCTAATGAGCATCATATACTCTGGACAAGTCTTATCGTTACAAGCAGTACGACATTTAACTGAATCAGATATATATATAATTAGACCGCTTATCTATTTAAGAGAAAAACAAATTATAGAAGGCAAAAAATTAATTGATTACCAAGAAAAGGAGAATCCATGTCCTTATAATAAGATTAGTAAAAGAGCTGAAATAAAAGAACATTTGAATAGGTTCACTAATGATAAACAAATTTTTTATAATCTTGCTGCTGCTATGAGGGAAGATGCACCAATAGAGAGATGGGACAAACAAATGGAAGAAGAAGAATTAAGTTTAAAAATGAAGTCTTTATGGACAGGAAAAAAATAA
- a CDS encoding spore coat protein, with protein sequence MLQDNQIALDCLMSSKMSIIELTRAANEASSPQIRQKLIQMRNQAEQDHQEIYHIAERTGGYIAAGPASNQEKNRVNSFIQQKQQRANQMQEQEYRQGQYSYQMPGGQYMQSHNNQGANYYENVNPLQGQSRKQFTSY encoded by the coding sequence ATGCTACAAGATAATCAAATTGCTTTAGATTGTTTAATGTCAAGTAAAATGAGTATTATTGAGTTGACAAGAGCTGCTAATGAAGCTAGTTCACCTCAGATAAGACAGAAATTAATTCAGATGCGAAATCAAGCGGAGCAGGACCATCAAGAGATATATCATATAGCAGAAAGAACAGGAGGTTATATAGCGGCCGGACCTGCAAGTAATCAAGAGAAAAATAGGGTTAATAGCTTTATTCAACAAAAACAACAAAGAGCAAATCAAATGCAAGAGCAAGAATACCGACAAGGTCAGTATTCTTATCAAATGCCTGGAGGGCAGTATATGCAAAGTCATAATAATCAGGGTGCAAATTATTATGAAAATGTTAATCCTTTACAAGGACAGAGTCGGAAGCAATTTACTTCTTATTAA
- a CDS encoding helix-turn-helix domain-containing protein, with amino-acid sequence MKYYSPDEIASLLKIEPRKIYEYIALKQLLPIKLGSNYRISQDEYDAFKRNYYKRLA; translated from the coding sequence ATGAAATATTACAGTCCAGATGAAATTGCAAGTCTTTTAAAAATCGAACCTAGAAAAATTTATGAATATATTGCCTTGAAGCAATTGTTACCTATTAAACTAGGGTCAAATTATCGCATAAGTCAAGACGAATATGATGCTTTTAAAAGAAATTATTATAAGCGTCTTGCATAA
- a CDS encoding acetyl-CoA hydrolase/transferase C-terminal domain-containing protein has product MNFKNEFDRKLISAEEAAGKIKSNDNLVVALGCGETPAILEKLSERYKDLEGVTINQMLPLYNYSYFKEGMENSIKHNAWFISGFTRKMVNEGRADFTPNYFHESPVLFKEYYDINVLLASVSPMDKHGYFSFGLSVDYTKTIVEHADMIILEVNDNMPRTLGDSFIHISQVDHLVENNRSLPELPVAEIDEVEEKIGQYIAELIEDGSTIQLGIGGIPNAVAASLNNKKNLGIHSEMLTDGMVDLVEKGIVNNSKKTLHRGKIIGAFAAGSKKLYNFLDDNPMVEMHPVSYTNDPVVISKNNKMVSINSCIEVDMLGQCAAETIGTKQFSGTGGQTDFVRGAVKSKGGKSIIALKSTAVNGTKSTIVPILTAGAVVTTGKNDVDYIVTEYGVAHLRGKTGAERARALINIAHPDFRKELEEKSAYI; this is encoded by the coding sequence ATGAATTTTAAAAATGAATTCGATAGAAAATTAATAAGTGCAGAAGAAGCAGCTGGAAAAATTAAATCAAATGATAATTTAGTAGTAGCCCTTGGGTGTGGTGAAACACCTGCTATACTTGAAAAACTTTCTGAAAGGTATAAAGACTTAGAGGGAGTTACTATAAATCAGATGTTACCCCTTTATAATTACTCCTATTTTAAAGAGGGTATGGAAAATTCTATAAAACATAATGCATGGTTTATAAGTGGTTTTACTAGAAAAATGGTTAATGAGGGACGAGCTGATTTTACTCCTAATTATTTTCATGAGTCACCTGTTTTATTTAAAGAATATTATGATATTAATGTTCTATTAGCATCTGTTTCTCCAATGGATAAGCATGGATATTTTAGTTTTGGACTTTCAGTTGATTATACAAAAACTATTGTTGAACATGCAGATATGATTATCTTGGAAGTTAATGATAATATGCCAAGAACTTTAGGGGATTCGTTTATACATATCAGTCAGGTAGATCATCTAGTTGAAAATAATCGTTCTTTACCTGAGTTGCCTGTAGCAGAAATTGATGAAGTAGAAGAGAAAATTGGTCAATATATTGCGGAACTAATTGAGGATGGTTCAACTATTCAGTTGGGTATTGGTGGTATACCTAATGCAGTAGCAGCATCTCTCAATAACAAGAAAAACCTGGGAATTCATAGTGAAATGTTAACTGATGGCATGGTGGATCTTGTTGAAAAAGGAATAGTAAATAATAGTAAGAAAACATTACATAGGGGCAAAATTATAGGCGCTTTTGCTGCTGGCTCAAAAAAATTGTATAATTTTTTAGATGATAACCCTATGGTTGAAATGCATCCAGTTTCATATACGAATGATCCAGTAGTGATAAGCAAAAACAATAAAATGGTTTCAATAAATTCCTGTATAGAAGTAGATATGTTAGGGCAGTGTGCAGCAGAAACCATTGGGACGAAACAGTTTAGCGGTACAGGAGGCCAAACAGACTTTGTTCGTGGTGCTGTTAAGTCAAAAGGCGGTAAAAGTATTATTGCTTTAAAATCTACAGCAGTTAATGGTACAAAGTCAACGATAGTTCCAATATTAACAGCAGGAGCAGTTGTAACAACAGGAAAAAATGATGTAGATTATATTGTAACTGAATATGGAGTTGCTCACCTGCGCGGGAAGACAGGTGCAGAACGTGCCAGGGCTTTGATAAATATAGCTCATCCAGATTTCCGTAAAGAGCTAGAAGAAAAATCAGCTTATATTTGA
- a CDS encoding ABC transporter ATP-binding protein, with the protein MLEVRDLFKSYGKMEAVKGINFQIKPGEIFGFLGPNGAGKTTTIKICSGLLKADSGKVLINSYDIQKEPVEAKRNLGYVPENPYLYDRLTAREFLQLVSDIYLKDLDFHEKESRINNILELLEMDKRADELIGSYSKGMGRKIILAAAFLHRPKVVLLDEPTHGLDAYSAKTVKDLFRKQANEGSAILLTTHVMEIAERLCDRIAVIYEGKIKAVGTLEQLRQKATSKDSSLEDIFLKLTKKEETEEVAG; encoded by the coding sequence ATGTTAGAAGTTAGAGATTTATTCAAAAGCTATGGTAAGATGGAGGCTGTCAAGGGCATTAATTTTCAAATAAAACCTGGAGAAATATTTGGATTTTTGGGTCCGAATGGTGCAGGTAAAACTACAACTATAAAAATTTGTTCTGGTTTATTAAAGGCAGATTCAGGTAAAGTGCTGATTAATTCATATGATATTCAAAAAGAGCCAGTTGAGGCCAAAAGAAATTTGGGCTATGTTCCTGAAAATCCCTATCTTTATGATCGTCTTACAGCGAGAGAATTTTTGCAATTGGTTTCTGATATATATTTAAAAGACTTAGATTTTCATGAAAAAGAAAGTAGAATAAATAATATACTAGAATTATTGGAGATGGATAAAAGGGCTGATGAGTTAATAGGATCATATTCCAAAGGTATGGGTAGAAAGATAATTTTAGCTGCCGCCTTTTTACACAGGCCTAAAGTAGTTCTTCTGGATGAACCAACACATGGTTTGGATGCTTATAGTGCTAAAACTGTAAAAGATTTGTTTCGAAAACAGGCTAATGAGGGAAGTGCTATTTTACTTACAACACATGTAATGGAAATTGCTGAAAGGCTATGTGATCGTATAGCTGTTATATATGAAGGCAAGATTAAGGCTGTTGGTACTCTAGAACAATTAAGACAGAAAGCAACCAGCAAAGACTCTTCTCTTGAAGATATCTTTTTAAAACTGACAAAAAAAGAAGAAACAGAGGAGGTTGCTGGCTGA
- a CDS encoding glucose-6-phosphate isomerase, whose amino-acid sequence MNKQYLDKAWQEEMRIKLDVNNIFVNNVGEEHGISKEDVNQFSDKVKKAAQNIRNANLGFMELPYNQEQVIKEINEFVEGNKEKYDNFVVLGIGGSALGNIALQTALNDPYYNYKEEARNNYPRLFVPDNVDPARFKSLLSMLDLKKTIFNVISKSGGTAETMSQYLIARQLLAEEVGEDNLKDHFIATTSKDSGFLIEIAKRENFKTFFIPENVGGRFSAFTPVGLVSAAFCGIDIEGLLAGAAYMDKICQTENLWDNPAYLNAVLQYIAYENGKPLSVMMPYVHSLKDVADWYRQLWAESLGKEVDREGNVINVGPTPIKALGATDQHSQVQLYMEGPYDKVITFLEVEDYGVDIEIPKLYEDIQGVTYLGGHSLSELIKTEKNATELALSKRGRLNETIILPEVNEFTMGQLFYMLELQTAMAGELFNIDAFNQPGVELGKHYTYGVLGRDAYQEKKDEYNNRPDKDDSLII is encoded by the coding sequence TTGAATAAACAATATTTGGACAAAGCGTGGCAAGAAGAAATGCGAATTAAATTAGATGTTAATAATATATTCGTAAATAATGTAGGAGAAGAGCATGGGATTAGTAAGGAAGATGTTAATCAGTTTAGTGATAAGGTAAAAAAGGCAGCTCAAAATATACGGAATGCCAATTTGGGCTTTATGGAATTACCGTATAATCAAGAGCAGGTTATTAAAGAGATTAATGAATTTGTTGAAGGAAATAAGGAGAAGTATGATAATTTCGTAGTATTAGGAATTGGTGGTTCTGCGCTAGGTAATATAGCTTTGCAAACAGCTTTGAATGATCCGTATTATAATTATAAAGAGGAAGCACGTAATAACTATCCTCGTTTGTTTGTACCTGATAATGTGGATCCTGCTCGCTTTAAGAGCTTACTAAGTATGCTGGACTTAAAGAAAACTATTTTTAATGTGATTTCAAAATCTGGTGGTACAGCAGAAACAATGAGTCAGTATTTAATTGCTCGTCAATTACTTGCGGAAGAAGTAGGAGAAGACAACTTGAAAGACCATTTTATTGCTACTACAAGTAAAGATTCGGGTTTTCTAATAGAAATAGCTAAACGTGAAAATTTTAAGACTTTTTTTATTCCAGAAAATGTTGGGGGTAGATTTTCTGCATTTACTCCAGTAGGATTAGTATCTGCGGCTTTTTGTGGTATAGATATTGAAGGCTTACTTGCTGGAGCAGCGTATATGGATAAAATCTGTCAGACAGAGAATTTATGGGACAACCCTGCATATTTAAATGCTGTTTTACAGTATATTGCTTATGAAAATGGCAAACCTTTATCTGTTATGATGCCTTATGTACATAGTTTGAAAGATGTTGCTGATTGGTATAGACAATTATGGGCTGAATCTTTAGGTAAAGAGGTTGATAGGGAAGGAAATGTTATTAATGTTGGACCAACACCAATTAAGGCTTTAGGTGCTACTGACCAACATTCACAGGTACAACTTTATATGGAAGGACCCTATGATAAGGTAATTACGTTCCTTGAAGTAGAAGACTATGGTGTTGATATTGAAATCCCTAAATTATATGAAGATATACAAGGGGTTACTTATCTTGGTGGACATAGCTTAAGTGAATTAATTAAGACAGAAAAAAATGCTACAGAATTAGCTTTAAGTAAACGTGGTAGGTTAAATGAAACAATCATTCTTCCGGAAGTAAATGAATTTACTATGGGGCAGCTATTCTATATGCTTGAATTACAAACAGCCATGGCAGGTGAATTATTTAACATTGATGCTTTTAATCAACCAGGTGTTGAATTAGGGAAGCATTATACTTATGGTGTTTTAGGCAGAGATGCTTATCAAGAAAAGAAAGATGAATACAATAATAGACCTGATAAAGATGATTCTTTAATTATTTAA
- a CDS encoding small, acid-soluble spore protein, alpha/beta type translates to MAKIMSDKTKYELAEELGFAHKVKDGDWGNITTREAGSLVRAAIYKAEEMMAQEEKRQ, encoded by the coding sequence ATGGCAAAAATAATGTCAGATAAAACCAAGTATGAATTGGCTGAGGAGTTAGGTTTCGCTCATAAGGTCAAGGATGGTGATTGGGGCAATATAACCACCCGTGAGGCTGGGTCATTGGTACGTGCTGCTATTTATAAAGCAGAAGAAATGATGGCTCAGGAAGAAAAAAGACAGTAG
- a CDS encoding class II SORL domain-containing protein, translated as MAYYNIKSTKDEANKTALEKKHVPFIQAPETVKKGEYFDVKVRMGEEIDHPMEAEHFIQYLDLYADYYHLSRISFTPESKAEVTFTIKLEESCTLRAYELCNIHGQWEAAKKIVVE; from the coding sequence ATGGCATATTATAATATAAAATCTACAAAGGATGAAGCTAATAAAACAGCTTTAGAAAAAAAACATGTTCCTTTTATCCAGGCACCTGAAACCGTGAAAAAGGGAGAGTATTTTGATGTAAAGGTTAGAATGGGTGAAGAAATTGATCATCCAATGGAGGCAGAACATTTTATTCAATATCTAGATTTATATGCTGATTATTATCACTTAAGCAGAATTAGTTTTACTCCTGAATCAAAGGCTGAAGTTACATTTACTATAAAATTAGAAGAGTCTTGTACTTTAAGGGCTTATGAATTGTGTAATATTCATGGACAGTGGGAAGCGGCTAAGAAAATTGTAGTTGAATAA
- a CDS encoding rubrerythrin family protein, whose translation MVKNEITAENLRSAFGGESQAYQRYIVWGKVAEKDGFPNVGLLFKAIAYAEEVHAGNHFHAHKNIEGDFLVASGAGFGIGSTSENLEGAIAGENFEIEQMYPSYLLVAKDQKESDAARSFHYAVEAEKIHSTLYSEAKQAVDAGDDYELEYLSVCEVCGHTVKDGTPDKCPICGATKEQFKEFRK comes from the coding sequence ATGGTTAAAAATGAAATTACTGCTGAAAATTTACGCTCTGCATTTGGAGGTGAAAGTCAGGCTTACCAACGTTACATAGTTTGGGGGAAAGTTGCGGAAAAAGACGGCTTCCCTAATGTGGGGCTTTTATTTAAGGCTATAGCTTATGCTGAAGAAGTGCATGCCGGAAATCATTTCCATGCTCATAAGAATATAGAAGGTGATTTTCTTGTAGCTTCTGGTGCTGGATTTGGCATAGGTTCTACTTCAGAAAATCTTGAAGGTGCCATTGCAGGTGAAAATTTTGAGATAGAGCAAATGTACCCTTCTTACTTGTTGGTTGCAAAAGATCAAAAGGAGTCTGATGCAGCTCGTTCCTTCCATTATGCAGTTGAAGCTGAAAAAATTCATTCTACTCTATATTCGGAAGCAAAGCAAGCTGTTGATGCAGGAGATGATTATGAATTAGAATATCTAAGTGTTTGTGAAGTTTGTGGTCATACAGTAAAAGATGGAACACCAGACAAATGTCCAATCTGTGGAGCTACAAAAGAACAGTTTAAAGAATTTAGAAAATAA
- a CDS encoding Lrp/AsnC family transcriptional regulator gives MFHILDELDMKLIKDLSKDSRISYAELGRKYELSRVGIRERINNLVEKGVIEKFTIVVDHEKLGKNLSVFFDIEVKPDSLYKIANELSNEDVVINIFMMTGSPTLYVNALLKNHDELERFLKEKLYSKKDVLRANTNIMLKKFKSPDIGFCP, from the coding sequence GTGTTTCATATTTTAGACGAACTGGATATGAAATTAATAAAAGATCTTTCTAAAGATAGCCGCATTAGCTATGCAGAATTAGGAAGGAAATATGAACTAAGTAGAGTTGGTATTAGGGAGCGTATAAATAATCTTGTAGAAAAAGGAGTAATAGAAAAATTTACTATTGTAGTAGACCATGAAAAACTCGGAAAAAATTTGTCTGTATTTTTTGATATAGAAGTTAAACCTGACTCTTTATACAAAATAGCTAATGAATTATCAAATGAAGATGTAGTTATCAATATCTTTATGATGACAGGTTCTCCTACCTTATATGTTAATGCTCTCTTGAAAAATCATGATGAGTTAGAACGGTTTTTAAAAGAAAAGTTATATTCAAAAAAAGATGTATTAAGAGCAAATACAAATATTATGCTCAAAAAGTTTAAAAGTCCCGATATTGGTTTTTGTCCGTAA
- a CDS encoding GAF domain-containing protein, with amino-acid sequence MLNYYSNWESINKKFKALVANENNMIANMANASALLYSELDQINWAGFYIYQEKELILGPFQGLPACVRIPLGRGVCGKAAYDKKVYLVPDVREFPDHIACDQASRSEIVLPIIVDKRLIGVLDIDSPIKARFGNKDKKNLEKFLNILLKNTKF; translated from the coding sequence ATGTTAAATTATTATAGTAATTGGGAGTCTATAAACAAAAAATTTAAAGCATTAGTGGCAAATGAAAATAATATGATTGCTAATATGGCTAATGCTTCTGCTTTATTATATAGTGAGTTGGATCAAATTAATTGGGCTGGTTTTTATATTTATCAAGAGAAAGAACTTATATTAGGACCTTTTCAGGGTTTGCCAGCATGTGTAAGAATTCCTTTGGGTAGAGGGGTATGTGGTAAGGCAGCATATGATAAAAAAGTGTACTTAGTTCCAGATGTTCGTGAATTTCCAGATCATATTGCCTGTGATCAGGCGTCTCGTTCTGAGATTGTATTACCAATTATTGTCGATAAGAGATTGATTGGTGTACTTGATATAGACAGTCCTATAAAAGCTAGGTTTGGGAATAAAGATAAAAAAAACCTTGAAAAATTTTTAAATATCTTACTTAAAAACACTAAATTTTAA
- a CDS encoding late competence development ComFB family protein, whose translation MSENLRNRTEEIVLETIEELLLKDEFNDFCTCQLCLVDIATYALNRLPARYTASREGEVQTKIKEFESQLKVDTISIVTKAIKTVSVKPRHI comes from the coding sequence ATTAGTGAGAATTTAAGAAACCGTACTGAAGAAATAGTTTTAGAAACTATTGAAGAACTACTACTTAAAGATGAATTTAATGATTTTTGTACCTGCCAGCTTTGCTTAGTAGATATAGCCACATATGCTCTTAATAGATTACCAGCAAGATATACAGCTAGCCGCGAAGGAGAAGTACAAACAAAGATTAAAGAATTCGAGAGTCAATTAAAGGTTGATACCATTTCTATTGTAACTAAAGCTATAAAAACTGTTTCTGTAAAACCAAGACATATATAA
- the phoU gene encoding phosphate signaling complex protein PhoU: MEQKYDVRWEQLLDDLSDMSEVAEEMLQNSIKALNNKDDRLAKEVINKDDVLDNYLITIEEKAARLLSMDQPLKSDVWNNIATIKIASDLERIGDLATDIADTVLDLKNEEYLEPLVMIPELANLVSDMLDTVLEAFVEKNVDLAEAVCRKDEEADNIFDQIYQSGIKLIGKTGETTSNISQVVSFLNVAKSLERIGDHATNIGEETIFTATGKRVKY, encoded by the coding sequence ATGGAACAAAAATATGATGTTAGATGGGAACAATTATTAGATGATTTAAGTGATATGAGTGAGGTAGCTGAGGAAATGCTGCAGAATTCTATTAAAGCGTTGAACAATAAAGACGATCGTCTTGCCAAAGAAGTAATTAATAAGGATGATGTACTTGATAATTATTTAATTACTATTGAAGAAAAAGCGGCTCGTTTATTATCTATGGATCAGCCTTTAAAAAGTGATGTTTGGAATAATATTGCTACTATAAAGATAGCATCTGACCTGGAAAGAATCGGTGACCTGGCTACTGATATTGCTGATACTGTTTTAGATTTAAAAAATGAAGAGTATTTAGAACCACTTGTAATGATCCCTGAGTTAGCAAATTTAGTTTCAGATATGCTTGATACTGTCCTTGAGGCTTTTGTAGAAAAAAATGTTGATTTAGCCGAGGCTGTGTGTAGAAAAGATGAAGAAGCTGACAATATTTTTGATCAAATTTATCAAAGCGGTATAAAATTAATAGGAAAAACTGGAGAAACAACCTCTAATATTAGTCAGGTTGTTAGTTTTTTAAATGTAGCAAAATCTTTAGAAAGAATAGGAGACCATGCTACTAATATTGGAGAAGAAACTATTTTTACTGCAACTGGTAAGCGTGTTAAGTATTAA